One genomic region from Acinetobacter sp. LoGeW2-3 encodes:
- a CDS encoding sarcosine oxidase subunit delta: MKIMICPLNGPRNISEFTYGGEVREMPDQNTCTDQEWADYVFNKDNLIGIVREWWMHTPSSYWFIAERHTASDEIIRTYDAKEIFNQRVDFKVEEKPAQSAEQKGVVA, encoded by the coding sequence ATGAAAATAATGATTTGTCCTCTCAATGGTCCGCGCAATATCAGTGAATTCACCTATGGCGGTGAAGTGCGTGAAATGCCGGACCAGAATACATGCACTGATCAGGAATGGGCCGATTATGTGTTTAATAAAGATAATTTAATTGGAATCGTACGTGAATGGTGGATGCATACACCAAGCAGTTACTGGTTCATTGCTGAGCGGCATACTGCATCAGATGAAATTATCCGTACTTATGATGCTAAAGAAATTTTTAATCAACGTGTTGATTTTAAAGTAGAAGAAAAACCAGCACAGTCTGCTGAACAAAAAGGGGTAGTTGCATGA
- a CDS encoding FAD-dependent oxidoreductase yields the protein MPLGLLKYGLSSEYPVEVDLPPPKDLKSHYDVVIIGGGGHGLATAYYLAKYEGITNIAVLEKAYLGGGNTARNTAVIRSNYLTSEGVKFYAESVNMFKNLSNEFDFNIMYSERGQLTLAHTDSTVRAFRQRAEVNKHFGGRTELIDRQQIKELVPCLNLDPAHLPVLAGLWHIDGATARHDAVAWGYAKGAAKRGVEIHQLTEVQDFVTEGNRVTAVKTNRGTVQCGCVVQAIAGASSLLMNKLHIRSPIHTFPLQAMVSQPFKPFINPLVSSSALHCYVQQTSRGEIVFGGGSDPYPLYNTRSTLDLKESLLAHAIEMFPFMANAKLMRQWAGITDMTPDYSPIMGKSPYDNYYLDAGWGTWGFKSTPICGKTMAELVATGKTPELIKPFELSRFSRFQQVNEMGATAASH from the coding sequence ATGCCACTTGGACTACTCAAATATGGATTAAGCAGTGAATATCCAGTTGAAGTGGATTTGCCTCCACCGAAGGACCTTAAATCACACTATGACGTGGTCATCATCGGCGGTGGTGGGCATGGCTTGGCAACCGCCTATTACTTGGCTAAATATGAAGGCATCACCAATATCGCTGTATTGGAGAAAGCCTATTTAGGTGGGGGAAATACTGCACGTAACACGGCTGTGATTCGCTCTAATTACCTGACTTCAGAAGGTGTGAAATTCTATGCTGAATCGGTCAACATGTTTAAGAATCTTTCCAATGAGTTTGATTTCAACATCATGTATTCCGAGCGTGGTCAGTTAACCTTAGCGCATACTGATTCAACAGTCCGCGCATTTCGTCAGCGTGCCGAAGTCAATAAACATTTTGGTGGGCGTACAGAATTGATTGACCGCCAGCAGATCAAGGAACTGGTGCCATGTCTAAACCTGGATCCTGCACATTTGCCGGTGCTGGCAGGTCTATGGCATATCGATGGGGCAACTGCACGTCATGATGCGGTAGCATGGGGCTATGCCAAAGGGGCTGCCAAACGTGGTGTGGAGATTCACCAGTTAACTGAAGTACAAGATTTTGTCACTGAAGGCAACCGTGTGACTGCAGTAAAAACCAATCGCGGTACTGTGCAGTGTGGCTGTGTGGTACAGGCGATTGCCGGTGCTTCTAGCTTGCTCATGAATAAACTCCATATCCGTTCACCGATTCATACTTTTCCTTTGCAAGCGATGGTCTCACAGCCATTTAAGCCATTTATCAATCCATTGGTGAGTTCTTCGGCATTGCACTGTTATGTCCAGCAAACCAGTCGGGGGGAAATTGTTTTTGGTGGTGGTTCTGATCCATACCCACTGTATAACACCCGATCTACCCTAGATTTAAAAGAAAGCCTGCTTGCACATGCCATTGAAATGTTTCCGTTCATGGCGAATGCCAAGTTAATGCGCCAATGGGCTGGTATCACGGATATGACCCCGGATTACAGTCCAATTATGGGTAAATCACCGTATGACAACTATTACCTGGATGCTGGCTGGGGAACATGGGGCTTCAAGTCAACACCAATCTGCGGCAAGACCATGGCTGAACTGGTCGCCACTGGCAAGACCCCTGAACTGATCAAGCCATTTGAACTATCACGTTTCAGTCGATTCCAGCAAGTCAATGAAATGGGCGCAACTGCGGCGAGCCACTAA